A stretch of DNA from Mesorhizobium onobrychidis:
CCTCGCGCACGCCGGCGATGGACGAGAATTCATGCAGAACGCCGTCGATCTGCACGGCGGTCACAGCCGCGCCACGCAGCGAAGACAGAAGCACGCGACGCAGCGCATTGCCGAGGGTGAGACCAAAGCCGCGCTCGAGCGGCTCGGCGACCAGCGTGGTCAGCGTCTTCTTCTTCGACGAAAACTCGATCTTGTTCGGCTTGATCAGTTCCTGCCAATTTTTCTGGATCATAGTGCTTTCCTTCCGTTGACCCGCCACCATCCAATCGTGGCGGGCGACCTGGAATGCCGTGGAGGAACGCTCCTGGGCGTTCGCGCGGCGTTCGGTAATTTCCTAAAGCGCGTAGCGCTTTAGATCTCTGTTTTTATGCATGTCGTTGCCCCAAAACCGCTGCGCACTTTTGGGCGACAAGCATTAGACGCGGCGCTTCTTGCGCGGGCGGCAGCCATTGTGCGGGATCGGCGTCACATCACGGATCGAGGTGATGGTGAAGCCGGCTGCCTGCAGCGCACGCAGCGCCGATTCACGACCGGAGCCGGGTCCGCAAACCTCGACCTCGAGCATGCGCATGCCGTGTTCCTGGGCCTTCTTGGCAACGTCCTCGGCAGCCATCTGGGCAGCAAACGGGGTCGACTTGCGAGACCCCTTGAAGCCCTGGGCTCCCGCCGACGACCAGGCAATCGAATTGCCCTGCGCGTCGGTGATGGTGATCATCGTGTTGTTGAAGGTCGAGTTGACGTGGGCAACGCCCGACGAAATATTCTTGCGTTCGCGACGGCGAACACGTGTGGCTTCCTTGGCCATGATGGTCCTTTCAGTTGATCTCTACACCGCCGTAATGCCAGCGGCTCCACCTGGTAAGGGAGTAGGGGAATATGGCAGTAGGGGAGTATGTCTTGGCCGCGGACGCCCGCGCCGTATTACATACTGCCCTACTGCCCTACTCCCATATTCCCCTAAATTACTTCTTCTTGCCGGCGATCGACTTGGCCGGGCCCTTGCGGGTGCGCGCATTGGTATGCGTGCGCTGGCCGCGAACCGGCAGCGAGCGGCGATGACGCAGGCCGCGATAGCAGCCGAGGTCCATGAGCCGCTTGATGTTCATCGACACTTCGCGGCGCAAATCGCCCTCGACCTGATAGTCGCGGTCGATCGTCTCGCGGATCTGCAGCACTTCCGCGTCGGTCAGCTGGTTGACGCGGCGCTCGGCCGGGATGCCGACCTTGTCGACGATCTCCTGGGCGAAGTTCTTGCCAATGCCGTGAATGTACTGAAGCGCAATGACGACGCGCTTGTTGGTCGGAATGTTGACGCCGGCTATACGAGCCATGTTCTTCTCTTCTCCATGTGGGCCGGACAAGCCGGCGCTATCAAAGTTGCCCCGCGTCCGGTGGAGGCCGGCCCATGCGGGAGTTTCCAGTTCAAAGTGGCTGCCTTGCCCTTGCGGGCAAGCAAGCCTCGTGCCTGATAGGAAGACGGGCCGCCATACCCCAGCGAACCGCTCCCGTCAAGCGCAATCGTTCAATTCTCTAGCTGGCCGCCTGGCCAACCTGCTGGGTCGTCGCCGTGAGCACCATTTCGATCTGTCGCGTCACCGCGTCGATGTCGGCCATGCCGTCGACACCCCTCAGCTTGCCCTTGGCATAGTAGTAGCCGATCAGCGGCGACGTTTTCTTATAGTACTCCTTCAGGCGCTCTTCGAACACCGCTGGATTGTCGTCCTTGCGTACCGGCAGACCCGCGGCCTTGGCCTCTTCGGCGCGCTTGCCGATTCGACCAACCAGCGCCTTGTCGTCAACGACAAGCTCAATGACAGCGTCGAGAGTGAGGCCACGATCCGAGAGCATCGATTCAACCGCGTCCGCCTGCACCAAGGTTCGCGGATATCCGTCAAGGATGAAACCCTTTGCGCAATCGGCCTGATCGATGCGCTCGGCCACGATGGCGTTGACGATGGCGTCGGAAACCAGTTCGCCAGCATCCATCACCGCCTTGGCGCGCTTGCCGACTTCGGTGCCGGCCTGGACAGCAGCGCGCAGCATATCCCCCGTGGAGAGTTGGGGTATGCCGTATTTTTCTACCAGTCTTTGTGCTTGTGTCCCCTTGCCCGCCCCTGGCGGCCCAAGCAATATCAACCTCATCTGGCCTTCTTCCCCCCGCGCAGCTTCGACTTCTTGATCAGGCCCTCATACTGGTGCGCGATCAGGTGACCCTGAATCTGCGCCACCGTATCGAGCGTTACACTGACCACGATCAGAAGCGATGTGCCACCGAGGTAGAATGGTACGCCAGTCGCTGAAATCAGGAACTCGGGCAGCAGACACACCAGCACCAGATAGATGGCGCCGACGACGGTGATGCGGGTGAGAACATAGTCGATGTAATCGGCGGTGCGCTCGCCCGGACGGTAGCCCGGAATGAAACCCGAATGCTTCTTGAGCTGGTCGGCGGTGTCCTTCGGGTTGAAGACGATCGCCGTATAGAAGAAGGCGAAAAACACGATCATCGCCGCATAGAACGCCATGTAGAGCGGCTGGCCATGGCCGAGTGCCGCCAGGACGGTGCTGGCCCAGGCAGGCATGTTGGTCGTCTGCGAGAAGCCTGCGACCGTCGCCGGCAGCAACAGCAGCGAAGAGGCGAAGATCGGCGGAATGACGCCGGCCGTGTTGAGCTTGAGAGGCAGGTGCGAGGTGTCGCCCTGGAACATGCGGTTGCCGACCTGGCGCTTCGGATACTGGATCAGCAAGCGCCGCTGGGCGCGCTCGAAGAACACGATCAGCGCGATAACGACGACGGCAAGAACGATGATCGCCAGGATCAGACCGGTCGACAGCGCGCCGGTGCGGCCAAGTTCCAGCGTACCGGAGATGGCTTGCGGCAGCCCGGCGACGATGCCGGAAAAGATGATCAGCGAAATGCCGTTGCCGATGCCGCGGGCGGTGATCTGCTCGCCGAGCCACATCAGGAACATGGTGCCGCCGACCAGCGTGATGACGGTCGAGATGCGGAAGAACATGCCGGGATCGCTGACGATGCCGTTGCCGCCTTCCAGTCCGACCGCAATGCCGTAGGCCTGGACCAGTGCCAAAAGCACGGTGCCGTAGCGGGTATACTGGTTGATGACCTTGCGGCCCTGCTCGCCTTCCTTCTTCAGCGCCTCCAGAGACGGGATGACAGAGGTCATCAGCTGCATGATGATGGAAGCGGAGATATAGGGCATGATGCCGAGGGCAAAGATCGCCATGCGCTCCACGGCGCCGCCGGCGAACATGTTGAACATGCCAAGCACGCCCTTGCTCTGCGACGAGAAGGCCTGGGCGAAAGCGTCGGGATTGATGCCGGGCAGCGGGATATAGGTGCCGAGGCGGTAGACGAGCAGCGCGCCGATGGTGAACCAGATGCGCTTCTTCAGATCCTCCGCCTTGGCGAAGGCCGAGAAATTCAGATTCGAGGCTAGTTGTTCAGCAGCCGAAGCCATGCCTGATTCTCCGCTTGGTCACGCTCGATGGCCCGCAACTCAGGCGGCGCGTGTCACCGAAGCTCACGAGATAAGCTCCGGACTGCAAACATGCAAGCGGCCGCGTTGACGCGGCCGCCATATTGATCGGATCAAAGCGCAAATCGAAAGCGAAACGTGTCCCACTCTTGCCGATCGCGGCTTCAAATCGCCGTTACTCGGCGGCTGCCTGTTCCGGCAGCTTCACCGAACCGCCGGCCTTTTCGATCTTCTCGATGGCAGCCTTGGAGGCGCCGGCCACGTCGAAGGCGAGCTTGGCCTTGATGTCGCCGTCCGAGAGGATGCGCACGCCGTCCTTGACGCGGCGGATGACGCCGGCCGCGACCAGCGCTTCGGCCGTCACGGTCGTCTTGGCGTCGAGCTTCTTGGCGTCGAGCGCGGCCTGGATGCGGGCCAGCGACACGACGGCAAAGCTCTTGGCGAAGATGTTGTTGAAGCCACGCTTCGGCAGGCGCCGGTAGAGCGGCATCTGGCCACCCTCGAAGCCGTTGACGGCGACGCCGGAGCGGGCCTTCTGGCCCTTGACGCCGCGACCAGCGGTCTTGCCCGAGCCGGAACCGATGCCGCGGCCGAGACGCTTCTTAGAATGCGTCGCGCCGTCCTTGTCACGCAGATCGTTGAGTTTCATCTGAGTTCTCCTGCGCTCTGGTTCAGCCCTCGTCCACGACGCGGACGAGATGCTGGACGGCAGCGATCATGCCGCGCACGGAGGGGGTGTCCTCCAGCGTGCGCTGCTTGTGCATCTTGTTGAGGCCGAGGCCGACCAGCGTCGCGCGCTGCTCCTTCGGCCGGCGGATCGGTGAACCGATCTGCTCGACGGTGATGGTCTTGGTTGATTTCTTGGCCATGGTCAAAATCCCTGGTCAGCGTCGACTATTCTTCGGCCGCAACGGCGGTGCCGCGGCGGGCCTGAAGGGTCGAATACTTGATGCCGCGCGCAGCAGCCACATCCTTGGGATGCATCTGGCTCTTCAGCGCGTCGAAGGTGGCGCGAACCATGTTGTACGGGTTCGACGAACCCATCGACTTGGCGACCACGTCATGCATGCCGAGCGTCTCGAAGACGGCGCGCATCGGGCCGCCGGCGATGATGCCGGTACCCTGCTTGGCAGCGCGCAGCAGAACGCGTCCGGCACCCCAGCGTCCTTCGACGTCGTGGTGCAGCGTACGGCCCGAGCGCAGCGGCACGAAGATCATGTCGCGCTTGGCCGATTCGGTCGCCTTGCGGATCGCCTCAGGCACTTCGCGCGCCTTGCCATGACCGAAGCCGACTCGGCCCTTCTGGTCGCCGACGACGACGAGTGCTGCAAAGCCGAAGCGGCGGCCGCCCTTGACGACCTTGGCGACGCGGTTGATGTGGACGAGCTTGTCCACCATGCCGTCGTCGCGCTCTTCGCGATCACGGCCGCGGCCGCCATCCCTACGTTCCTGTGCCATATCCTGTTCCTTGTTTTTTTCCGGAAGCACGGTTGATGATGATATCCGGCACCTCTGTGGGTTGCCGGGGGCGAAACTCATTTTTCCCTTCGCATGATCTTATCCGAAAAGTCTGCAACTTTTTGCTGCGCTGACCTCCGGTTCGGGATCATGCTTTAGAAGCTCAAGCCACCTTCACGGGCGGCCTCGGCCAGCGCCTTGACGCGGCCGTGATAGATGTACGGTCCGCGGTCGAAGACGACTTCCTTGACGCCGGCCTTCGAAGCGCGCTCGGCGATCAGCTTGCCGATTGCCACAGCGGCGGCAGTGTCTGCACCGGTCTTGAGCGAACCCTTGAGGTCCTTCTCCAGCGTCGAGGCGGCAGCGATGGTGTGGCCCTTGGCGTCGTCGATCACCTGGACGTAGATGTTCTTCGACGTGCGGTGGACCGACAGACGCGGACGCTCGCCCGCGACTTTCTTGATCTGGCGGCGGACGCGCTGAGCGCGGCGTTGTGTGGATTCTTTCGAGCCCATGATATCAGTTCCTTGCCTTCAAAATACGGGGGCAACCCTGTGCGGTAGGACAAGCCTCCCGCGACCGCTCCCCGCGGCGTTGAAATTACTTCTTCTTGCCTTCCTTGCGGACGATCTTCTCGCCAGCGTAACGGACGCCCTTGCCCTTGTACGGCTCGGGACCGCGATATTCGCGGATCTCGGCAGCAACCTGACCGACCTTCTGCTTGTCGATGCCGGTCACGGTGATTTCCGTCGGCTTCGGCACGGTGATCGTGATGTCCTGCGGCGTTTCGTAGACGACGTCATGGCTGAAGCCGAGCGCCAGTTGCAGGTTCTTGCCCTGCATGGCGGCGCGATAGCCGACGCCGGTGATCTCAAGCTTCTTTTCGAAACCGTCCTTGACGCCCTGCAGGATGTTGACGATCTGCGTGCGCGACATGCCCCATTTGGAACGGGCGGTCTTGGTCTGGTCGCGTGGCTGGACAGCGATCTCGCTGCCTTCCATCTTGACCAGCACTTCGTCGTTCACCACGAACTTCAGCTCACCCTTGGGGCCCTTCGCCGTGACGGTCTGGCCGTCGACGGTCGCGGTCACGCCCTGCGGCAGCGAAACGGGTTTCTTTCCAATACGAGACATTTTGTTGTCCTCGTCACTTCTCTTGTTTCAGGTCTCTGTTTCGAGCGTGATCTTGTCCGAAAGCCGGGTTCCACTTTTCACTGCGTGGTTCGGTTCGGGATCGCGCTCCAGATCAGAAGATCTGGCAGAGGATTTCCCCGCCGACATTCTGTTCACGCGCTTCGTGGTCGGCCATCACGCCCTTCGGTGTCGAAAGGATGGCGATGCCGAGGCCGTTGGCGACGTGCGGGATCGACTTCGCCGAAACGTAAACGCGACGGCCCGGCTTCGAGACGCGGGCGATTTCGCGCACGACCGGCGCACCGTCGAAATACTTCAGCTCGATCTCGATTTCGGACTTGCCGTTGTCGAAGTCGGTCTGGCTGTAGTCGCGGATATAGCCTTCCGCCTTCAGCACGTCGAGGACGCGGGTACGCAGGCGCGAGGCCGGCGTCGAAACGCTCGACTTCTTGCGGCCATAGGCATTGCGGATGCGGGTCAGCATATCGCCGAGAGGATCGCTCAATGACATGTTATGTCCTCCTTACCAGCTCGACTTGACCAGGCCCGGGATCTGGCCATTGTTGCCGAGATCCCGAAGCGCGATGCGCGATACTTTGAGCTTGCGATAGTAGGCACGCGGGCGTCCGGTGACTTCGCAGCGGTTGCGGATGCGGATCTTGGCCGAGTTGCGCGGCAGTGCCGCAAGCTTCAGCTGAGCGCGGAAGCGCTCTTCCATCGGCTTGGACTGATCCATGATGATCGCCTTGAGAGCCTTACGCTTGGCAGCGTACTGGTCCACAAGCTTGCGGCGCCTGTTGTTCTTCTCGACTGAGCTGGTCTTTGCCATTTCAGATTTTTCCTTTTCTCGCTGCCGTTACTGGCGGAAGGGGAAGTTGAAGGCCTTGAGCAATGCCCTGGCTTCGTCGTCCGTCTTCGCAGTCGTACAAACGATGACGTCCATGCCCCAGATCTGATCAACCTTGTCGTAGTTGATCTCCGGGAACACGATGTGTTCCTTGATGCCCATGGCATAGTTGCCACGGCCATCGAAGCTCTTCGGATTGAGCCCGCGGAAGTCGCGGACGCGCGGCAGCGCGATGTTCACGAGGCGGTCGAGGAACTCGTACATGCGTTCCTTGCGCAGCGTGACTTTGGCGCCGATCGGCATCTTTTCGCGGACCTTGAAGCCGGCGATCGAGTTGCGGGCGTGCGTGACGACGGCCTTCTGGCCGGCGATCAGCGCAAGATCTTCCGCCGCGATCGAAGGCTTCTTCGAATCGCCGGTCGCTTCGCCGACGCCCATGTTCAGCACGATCTTGTCGATGCGCGGAACCTGCATCTCGTTCTCGTAGCCGAACTGCTCCTGCAGCGCCTTGCGGATGGTCTCGTTGTAGACCTGCTTGAGGCGCGGCGTGTTCTGGGCAGTCGCCTGCTTGGTTTGAGCCTTAGCCATTGATGACTTCTCCCGAGCGCTTGGCGACGCGCACCTTCTTGCCGTCCTTCTGGAAGATGAAACCGACGCGGGTCGGCTTGCCATCCTTGGGGTCGGCCAGCGCGATGTTCGACAGCTGGATCGGCGCTTCCTTGGTGATGATCCCGCCCTCTTGGGACTGGGACTGCTTCTGGTGACGACGGATCATGTTGACGCCGCGCACCAGCGCGGTGTCTTCCTTCGGCTGTACCGAGAGGACTTCGCCCGAACGGCCCTTGTCCTTGCCGGCCAGCACGACGACCTTGTCGCCTTTTCTAATCTTCTGCATTGGTCCGGCTCCTTACAGCACTTCAGGCGCGAGCGAGATGATCTTCATGTGGTTCTTGGCGCGGAGTTCGCGCGGAACCGGTCCGAAGATACGCGTGCCGATCGGCTCTTTCTTGTTGTCGACGAGAACGGCTGCGTTCTTGTCGAAACGGATCACGCTGCCGTCCGGACGGCGGATGTCCTTGGCCGTGCGAACCACGACCGCCTTCATCACATCGCCCTTCTTGACGCGGCCGCGCGGGATGGCTTCCTTGATCGACACCACGATGATGTCGCCCACGGAAGCGTATTTCCGCTTCGAGCCGCCCAGCACCTTGATGCACATGACACGACGGGCGCCGGAATTATCCGCGACGTCGAGGTTTGTTTGCATCTGAATCATGACTGGCCGCCTTCTTCTCTTCTAACGGGACGGGTTCTTCACCCTTCCCCGGTCTGTCCAAAATTCGTTTCGTTCGCCCTGATCAGGCCTGGTCCGAAGACACTACGGTCCAGCGCTTGTCCTTGGAAATCGGCTTCGATTCCTGGATGAACACCTGATCGCCGACCTTGTGGGCGTTGTTCTCGTCGTGCGCCTTGTACTTCTTGGTCATGCGCACGGTCTTCTTCATCACGGGATGCGTGAAGCGCCGTTCGACCTTGACGACAACCGTCTTCTCGTTTTTGTCGCTGACGACGGTGCCCTGCAGAATGCGCTTTGGCATGGTTTTCGTCCTTAAGCCTTCTTGGCCGCGGACTTTTCCGCAGCGATGGTCTTGATACGCGCAATGTCCTTGCGGACCTGCCTCACGCGCGCGGTCTTCTCGAGCTGGCCGGTGGCCTTCTGGAAGCGCAGGTTGAACTGCTCCTTCTTCAGGCTGGCCAGGTCGTCGGTCAGCTGGTCCTGGGTCTTGGTCCGGATGTCTTCGGCTTTCATGATCAACCCGTCCTTATTCTGCAATGCGCTGTACGAAGCGCGTCCTGACCGAGAGCTTGGCCGCGCCGAGACGCAGCGCCTCACGGGCGGTTTCCTCATTGACGCCGTCGATCTCGAACATGATGCGGCCGGGCTTGACGCGCGCCGCCCAGTAATCGACCGCGCCCTTGCCCTTGCCCATGCGGACTTCGGTCGGCTTCGAGGTCACCGGCACGTCCGGGAAGATACGGATCCAGACGCGGCCGGCGCGCTTCATCTCGCGGGTGATCGCGCGGCGGGCCGCCTCGATCTCGCGCGCGGTGACGCGGTTCGGCTCAAGCGCCTTCAGCCCGAAACCGCCGAAATCCAGATTGGTGCCACCCTTGGCGGCACCGTGGATACGACCCTTGAACTGCTTGCGGAACTTTGTGCGCTTTGGCTGCAGCATCGTTCTAACTCCAAATTCTCAACTGTCTCAGGCGTTTTCGCGACGGCGACCGCGTTCGCGCTCACCACCACCGCCATGCGCATGATCGCCCTCGGTGGCGCGGCGCTCCGAAGCCATCGGGTCGTGCTCGAGGATTTCGCCCTTGAACACCCAGACCTTGACGCCGCAGATGCCGTAGGCGGTGTGCGCTTCGGCCGTGCCGTAGTCGACGTCGGCGCGCAGCGTATGCAGCGGCACGCGACCTTCGCGGTACCATTCCATGCGCGCGATCTCGGCGCCGCCGAGACGGCCGGCGCAGTTGATGCGGATGCCTTCGGCACCGAGGCGCATGGCCGACTGCACGGCGCGCTTCATGGCGCGGCGGAACGCGATGCGGCGCTCGAGCTGCTGGGCGATCGACTGGGCGACCAGCGTCGCGTCGATCTCGGGCTTTCGCACTTCGACGATGTTCAAATGCGTCTCGGACTTCGTCATCTCCATCAGCTTCTTGCGAAGCTTCTCGATGTCGGCGCCCTTCTTGCCGATGATCAGGCCCGGACGCGCCGCATGGATGGTGACGCGGCACTTCTTGTGCGGACGCTCGATCACGACCTTTGAAATCGCGGCCTGCTTGAGTTCCTTCTCAAGATACTTGCGGATCTTGATGTCCTCATGCAGCAGCTTGCCGTACTCGCCGGTGTTGGCGAACCAGCGCGAATCCCAGGTGCGGTTGATGCCGAGACGCAGACCGATCGGATTGATTTTCTGGCCCATTATGCGGCCTCCACTTTTTCTTCGACTTCACGAACGACGATCGTGAGGTGCGAGAACGGCTTCTCGATACGGCTGGCGCGGCCACGGCCACGGGCATGGAACCGCTTCATGACGATCGACTTGCCGACATAGGCTTCCGCCACGATCAGCGCATCGACGTCGAGGTCGTGGTTGTTTTCCGCGTTGGCGATCGCCGATTCCAGCGTCTTCTTGACCGTGCCGGAAATCCGCTTGGCCGAGAATTCGAGATCGGAAAGCGCTGTCGCGACCTTCTTGCCGCGGATCAGCGCGGCAACCAGGTTCAGCTTCTGCGGGCTGATACGGATCGTGCGCAACACGGCGCGCGCTTCGTTATCAGCAAGCCTGCGCGGAGCTTTGGCCTTGCCCATGATTATTTCCTCTTCGCCTTCTTATCCGCGCCATGACCGTAATAGGTCCGGGTCGGAGCGAATTCACCGAACTTGTGGCCGACCATGTCCTCGTTCACCGAAACGGGAACGTGCTTCTGGCCGTTGTAGACACCAAAGGTGAAGCCGACGAACTGCGGCAGGATGGTGGAGCGACGGCTCCACATCTTGATCACCTCATTGCGACCACCTTCACGAACCTTGTCCACCTTCTTGAGAAGGTAGCCGTCGATGAAGGGGCCTTTCCAAATCGAACGAGTCACTTGGCGTTACCTCTTCTTAGCTCTTGCGCTGATGGCGCGAGCGCAGGATGAACTTGTCGGTCGCCTTATTGGACCGCGTCTTCTTGCCCTTGGTCGGCTTGCCCCAAGGCGAAACCGGATGGCGGCCACCCGAGGTGCGGCCTTCGCCGCCGCCATGCGGATGGTCGACCGGGTTCATGGTCACGCCGCGATTGTGCGGACGTTTTCCCCGCCACACCGTGCGGCCTGCCTTGCCGTCATTGATGTTGCCGTGGTCCGGGTTGGACACGGCGCCGACAGTGGCCATGCACGAGCCGTGGACGACACGCTGCTCACCCGAATTCAGGCGCAGGATCGCCATGCCCTGGTCACGGCCGACGAGCTGGGCATAACCGCCAGCCGAACGGGCAACCTGGGCGCCCTTGCCCGGCTTCAGCTCGATGTTGTGGACGATCGTGCCGACCGGCATCGAGGCCAGCGGCATCGCATTGCCCGGCTTCACATCGACCGCTTCGCCGGCCACGATCTTGTCGCCGGCAGCAAGGCGCTGCGGGGCGATGATGTAGGACAGCTCACCATCGTCATACTTGATCAGCGCGATGAAGGCGCTGCGGTTCGGATCGTATTCGATACGCTCGACAGTTCCGACAATGTCGAACTTGCGGCGCTTGAAGTCGATGATGCGGTACGTACGCTTGTGACCGCCGCCGATGAAGCGGGCCGTGATGCGGCCGTAATTGTTACGGCCGCCCGACTTAGTCAGGCCTTCGGTCAGGCCCTTGACGGGCTTGCCCTTGTAGAGGCCCGAGCGATCGACGATGACCAGCTGGCGGGTGCTCGGCGTTATCGGGTTGAATTTTTTCAGTGCCATGTTTGTTGTCCTCGCGGTCTTGCTCAGAGACCCGTCGCGACGTCGATCGACTGGCCGTCGGCCAGCGTCACGATCGCCTTCTTGACGTCGCTCTGGCGGCCGATCGTGCCGCGGAAGCGCTTGATCTTGCCCTTGCGGACAAGCGTGTTCACGGCCATCACCTTGACGCCGAACAGCGCTTCGACGGCAGCCTTGATTTCCGGCTTCGACGCCTTCTTGGCGACGTTGAAGACGACCTGGTTCTGCTCGGAAGCCATGGTCGACTTTTCGGTGATCGCCGGCGAGACGATCACGTCGTAGTGACGAAGGTCGGTCATTTGAAGCGCTCCTCGAGAGCCTCGACGGCGGCCTTCGAAAGGACCAGCGTGCCGCGGCGCAGAATGTCGTAGACGTTGATGCCCTGGATGGGCAGCACGTCGATGTTCGGGATGTTCGTCGCCGCCAGCTTGAAGTTCTTGTCGAGCTCGGCGCCGCCGATCAGCAGGGCGTTGGACAGGCCCAGCGTCGCGAAATTCGCGATCAGCGCCTTGGTCTTGGCCTCGGTCAGCATCAGTTCGTCGATGATGATGAGCGACGCGCTCTTGGCCTTGGCCGAGAGAGCATGCTTGAGGCCCAGCGCACGCACCTTCTTCGGCAGGTCGTGCTCGTGGCTGCGGACGACCGGGCCGTGGGCCTTGCCGCCGCCGCGGAACTGCGGAGCGCGTGCCGAATGGTGACGGGCGCGGCCCGTACCCTTCTGCTTGTACATCTTGGCGCCGGTGCGGGCGATCTCGGCGCGACCCTTGGTCTTGTGCGTGCCCTGCTGCTTCTTGGCAAGCTGCCAGCGCACGACGCGCTGCAGGATGTCCTCGCGCGGATCAAGGCCGAAAATCTCCTCGGAGAGTTTCACCTTGCCGGCGTCCTTGCCGCCAAGCGTTGTGATCTTGAGGTCCATTATTCCGCTCCCTCTGTGGCCGGGGCATCTACTGTGGCCGGGGCATCGTTCTTGGCGCCATCACTGGCTGCAATGACGCGGATTGCGGCGGGCTTCGGCGCATTGGCCGGCAGCGCAACCTTGGCCGCGTCACGGACCAGGATCCAGGCGCCCTTCGAACCGGGA
This window harbors:
- the rplR gene encoding 50S ribosomal protein L18 translates to MGSKESTQRRAQRVRRQIKKVAGERPRLSVHRTSKNIYVQVIDDAKGHTIAAASTLEKDLKGSLKTGADTAAAVAIGKLIAERASKAGVKEVVFDRGPYIYHGRVKALAEAAREGGLSF
- the rpmD gene encoding 50S ribosomal protein L30, translated to MAKKSTKTITVEQIGSPIRRPKEQRATLVGLGLNKMHKQRTLEDTPSVRGMIAAVQHLVRVVDEG
- the rpsM gene encoding 30S ribosomal protein S13 encodes the protein MARIAGVNIPTNKRVVIALQYIHGIGKNFAQEIVDKVGIPAERRVNQLTDAEVLQIRETIDRDYQVEGDLRREVSMNIKRLMDLGCYRGLRHRRSLPVRGQRTHTNARTRKGPAKSIAGKKK
- a CDS encoding adenylate kinase, encoding MRLILLGPPGAGKGTQAQRLVEKYGIPQLSTGDMLRAAVQAGTEVGKRAKAVMDAGELVSDAIVNAIVAERIDQADCAKGFILDGYPRTLVQADAVESMLSDRGLTLDAVIELVVDDKALVGRIGKRAEEAKAAGLPVRKDDNPAVFEERLKEYYKKTSPLIGYYYAKGKLRGVDGMADIDAVTRQIEMVLTATTQQVGQAAS
- the secY gene encoding preprotein translocase subunit SecY, which encodes MASAAEQLASNLNFSAFAKAEDLKKRIWFTIGALLVYRLGTYIPLPGINPDAFAQAFSSQSKGVLGMFNMFAGGAVERMAIFALGIMPYISASIIMQLMTSVIPSLEALKKEGEQGRKVINQYTRYGTVLLALVQAYGIAVGLEGGNGIVSDPGMFFRISTVITLVGGTMFLMWLGEQITARGIGNGISLIIFSGIVAGLPQAISGTLELGRTGALSTGLILAIIVLAVVVIALIVFFERAQRRLLIQYPKRQVGNRMFQGDTSHLPLKLNTAGVIPPIFASSLLLLPATVAGFSQTTNMPAWASTVLAALGHGQPLYMAFYAAMIVFFAFFYTAIVFNPKDTADQLKKHSGFIPGYRPGERTADYIDYVLTRITVVGAIYLVLVCLLPEFLISATGVPFYLGGTSLLIVVSVTLDTVAQIQGHLIAHQYEGLIKKSKLRGGKKAR
- the rpsH gene encoding 30S ribosomal protein S8 — translated: MSLSDPLGDMLTRIRNAYGRKKSSVSTPASRLRTRVLDVLKAEGYIRDYSQTDFDNGKSEIEIELKYFDGAPVVREIARVSKPGRRVYVSAKSIPHVANGLGIAILSTPKGVMADHEAREQNVGGEILCQIF
- the rpsE gene encoding 30S ribosomal protein S5, with amino-acid sequence MAQERRDGGRGRDREERDDGMVDKLVHINRVAKVVKGGRRFGFAALVVVGDQKGRVGFGHGKAREVPEAIRKATESAKRDMIFVPLRSGRTLHHDVEGRWGAGRVLLRAAKQGTGIIAGGPMRAVFETLGMHDVVAKSMGSSNPYNMVRATFDALKSQMHPKDVAAARGIKYSTLQARRGTAVAAEE
- the rpsK gene encoding 30S ribosomal protein S11; protein product: MAKEATRVRRRERKNISSGVAHVNSTFNNTMITITDAQGNSIAWSSAGAQGFKGSRKSTPFAAQMAAEDVAKKAQEHGMRMLEVEVCGPGSGRESALRALQAAGFTITSIRDVTPIPHNGCRPRKKRRV
- the rpmC gene encoding 50S ribosomal protein L29; this translates as MKAEDIRTKTQDQLTDDLASLKKEQFNLRFQKATGQLEKTARVRQVRKDIARIKTIAAEKSAAKKA
- the rpsQ gene encoding 30S ribosomal protein S17, which translates into the protein MPKRILQGTVVSDKNEKTVVVKVERRFTHPVMKKTVRMTKKYKAHDENNAHKVGDQVFIQESKPISKDKRWTVVSSDQA
- the rplX gene encoding 50S ribosomal protein L24, producing MQKIRKGDKVVVLAGKDKGRSGEVLSVQPKEDTALVRGVNMIRRHQKQSQSQEGGIITKEAPIQLSNIALADPKDGKPTRVGFIFQKDGKKVRVAKRSGEVING
- the rplF gene encoding 50S ribosomal protein L6, which produces MSRIGKKPVSLPQGVTATVDGQTVTAKGPKGELKFVVNDEVLVKMEGSEIAVQPRDQTKTARSKWGMSRTQIVNILQGVKDGFEKKLEITGVGYRAAMQGKNLQLALGFSHDVVYETPQDITITVPKPTEITVTGIDKQKVGQVAAEIREYRGPEPYKGKGVRYAGEKIVRKEGKKK
- the rplE gene encoding 50S ribosomal protein L5, producing MAKAQTKQATAQNTPRLKQVYNETIRKALQEQFGYENEMQVPRIDKIVLNMGVGEATGDSKKPSIAAEDLALIAGQKAVVTHARNSIAGFKVREKMPIGAKVTLRKERMYEFLDRLVNIALPRVRDFRGLNPKSFDGRGNYAMGIKEHIVFPEINYDKVDQIWGMDVIVCTTAKTDDEARALLKAFNFPFRQ
- the rpsN gene encoding 30S ribosomal protein S14, translating into MAKTSSVEKNNRRRKLVDQYAAKRKALKAIIMDQSKPMEERFRAQLKLAALPRNSAKIRIRNRCEVTGRPRAYYRKLKVSRIALRDLGNNGQIPGLVKSSW
- the rplN gene encoding 50S ribosomal protein L14, whose protein sequence is MIQMQTNLDVADNSGARRVMCIKVLGGSKRKYASVGDIIVVSIKEAIPRGRVKKGDVMKAVVVRTAKDIRRPDGSVIRFDKNAAVLVDNKKEPIGTRIFGPVPRELRAKNHMKIISLAPEVL
- the rplO gene encoding 50S ribosomal protein L15 produces the protein MKLNDLRDKDGATHSKKRLGRGIGSGSGKTAGRGVKGQKARSGVAVNGFEGGQMPLYRRLPKRGFNNIFAKSFAVVSLARIQAALDAKKLDAKTTVTAEALVAAGVIRRVKDGVRILSDGDIKAKLAFDVAGASKAAIEKIEKAGGSVKLPEQAAAE